CCGTGGAGGTTAGCGCTCGTGCCGACGAGTGCGCCGCCGGAGGCGCGTATCAGCTCCAGCGCCACGGGGTGCGCGGGCATCCGTACCCCGACTTTCCCGGTGCCGCCGTGGAGCTCCTCTGGCAGCTGGGGCCGGGCCTCCAGGACTATGGTAAGGGCTCCGGGCCAGAACCTGTCCATGAGCCTCCTGGCCTCCGGTGTGACCCTGGCGAGCCTCTCTGCGGCCTCGGAGCCCGAGACTAGGACGGGTAGCGGCCGGCCGAGAGGCCTCTCCTTGGCCCGGTAGACCCGTAGCACGGCCTCGCGGCTAAGGGGGTCGGCGCCGAGCCCGTAGACAGTATCGGTAGGGTAGACTACTAGCCCGCCTCCTCTTACGGCGCGGGCTGCCTCCTCTATCGCCCGGGGGTCTGGCTGCTCGGGGTCTACCCTGATAACCCTGGGTCTCGCCACTAGAGGCTCCCCGTGTAGGGGGAGAAGGAGGGTGATAGAACTTCTATTCGTATACGGCTCGCTCCGCCGCCGTGGCAGCGCCCACGAGCTGATGAAGGGGGCCCGGTTCCAGGGCTCAGCGCTGCTCCGGGGCTACACGCTGGCTGTGCTGGAGGGCTATCCAGCCGCCCTACCGTGCCGCCCCGAGGCGGACTGTGCTGTGGAGGGCGAGCTCTACACGGTGCCCTATTGGCTCCTTCCTGGCCTAGACCGGTACGAGGGCCCCTTGTACGAGAGGAGGCTGCTCCCCGTGGAGCATGGCGGGAGGGAGATTCGTGCCTGGGTCTACGTTGCCCGCGGCAGCGCCGCGGCCTGGGGCCCGCTGCTAGCCCGGTGGAGAAGCAGGAGGAGAGGGGATCCAAAGACCAAAGAAGGGGGATGGGGCTACTCGCGGCGATAAGGCACGCCTACGTGGCTCGGCGGCCTTACGCGGTGGAGTACGCCGGCGACCGCGGCTAGGGTGACTATGTAGGGTATCGTGTTCAGCAGCGTGTCTGGCACCACGCCCTTGACACCTGGGAGCACCTTTACCCACTCGCGGAACGTATCGAAGAACCCGAATAGCGCGGCGCCGCCGAGGGCTAGTAGAGGGTTCCAGTTGCTGAACACGACGAGGGCTAGCGAGATGAAGCCACGGCCCGCGGCTATCTCCTTGGTCACTGTGCTGAGCCAGTCAATGCTCATGAAGGCGCCCGCGAGCCCGGCGAGCATACCACCGTAGACTACTGCGGCTGTCTGGAGCCTCTCGACCCTCACACCCACTGTGTCAGCTGCCTCCGGGTTCTCGCCCACAGCACGCAGCTTAAGGCCGAGGCTGGTACGGAATAGTACATACCAAGTCGCTATGGCTATAGCTATCGCTGCTATGGTGACGGGGCTTATACCGGCCACGTGGGGGACGCGGGCATACTCGGGCACCTGGTGTTGGCCAGCGCTATGCCAGTAGACGATAATCATGTAGGGGACTAGGCCGTAGGCGAGCGTGTTGACACCCACACCTGGGATAATATGGTCGCCCTTGAGGTAGACCGTCAGCACAGCGTGTAACAGGCCCAGCGCGGCGCCAACCAGTATGCCAGCTGCGAGACCGACCCAGGGGCTCCCAGCAGCCTCGCCCGCCATCGCGCCGGCTAGCGCGCCGAGCATTATGATACCCTCAAGCCCTATGTTGACTATGCCGGCCCTCTCTGCTACTATCTCGCCCACAGCAGTCAAGAGTATAGGCGTCATAGCGTAGAGTACTCCCAGGGTGAAGTCCAGGACTACGCTGGCCTCAGGCACGGCTCCCAGCCCCCTCCATGGTACTCCCCGCCTTCTCCACGCGAGCTAGCTCGAGCCTCCTACGCCTATACTCAAGGATTAGGCGCAGTGTACCCGGCACAGCCAGGGCTATGATTATCACACCCTCGACTATACGAACCATCTCGAGCGGGACGTGGGCATAGATCTGCATGCCCTTGGCCCCGGCCTTCAGCGCACCCACCAGGACCGAGGCGCCTATTATCCCGAGCGGGTGGTTCGCGCCGATGAGAGCCACGGTTATCCCGTCGAAGCCTAGGCCGGCTAGGTTGCTCAGCCCCGTGGTTATCGCGTAGTGTGGCGGCCTCCCCAGCACCTCCCCGGCGCCCGCGAGGCCAGCAGCCACGGCGCCGACGAGGAAGGCGAGCACCATCATCCGCTCTACACTTATCCCGCCGTAACGGGCTGCGCGGGGGTTGAGCCCTGCTGCACGCAACTCATAGCCGTGGACCATGTGCCATAGCAGCACATAGGTGAACAACGTGAAGCCCAGGGATATGAGCAGGCTCGCCGAGAGCTCAGTGCCCCTGGCGAGCAGCGGGAGGCGGGCGCCCGGCGGCACCGAGACAGTCTTAGACGGGTCGTGGGGGTCATAGACCACGTAGACCCTCATGTACTCGGTTAGCCAGAAGGCTATCCAGTTCAACATTATCGTGGATACTACCTCGTGGACTCCCCGCCGTACCTTCAGTAGTGCAGCAGCTAGCCCCCAGAGGGAGGCCAGAGCTACACCCGCCAGCAAAGCTGCCACTGTGCCCAGGGGGCTGTCTAGGAAGCCTAGGCCGCTACGCGCAGCATAGGCCACTAGGACGGCGCCTAGAGCGCCCATGTAGAGCTGGCCTTCGGCGCCTATGTTGAATAGGCCTGCCCGGACGCCGACCGCGAAGGTGATGCCGGTGAGCATTACAGGAGCTGCGAAGCTAAGCGTCATAGTGAGCGAGTAGGTGTCCAGGATGCTGGACTCGAGGAGGTAGCGGTACGCCTCCCAGGGATTGTAGCCGCTAAGCCACATGATAGCTGCGCCGACGAGTATACCCGCTGCAAGCGCTATAGCGGTCTCACCCAGCTTGAGCAGTGCATCCCGGACCCAGCTGGGAACATGCATTACCTAATCCACCCCGCTGCGTATCCATCTTATGCATGGGTTGTCTCGGCAGCGCCACCCATTAGGAGGCCTAGCCGCTCCTCGGTCAGCTCCTCGGGCTTCGCGACTGCAACGAATCTACCCTCGTACATAACCGCTACCCTGTCACTGAGCTGCATGACCTCGTCAGTGTCAGCAGAGACTAGTAGAACAGCCCGGCCCTCGTTACGTAGCTTGACGAGAAGCCGGCGAATATACTCGGTAGCTGCGACGTCGAGGCCCCTCGTGGGCTGGGCAGCAACCACCACCAGCGGGTCCTTCGAGAGCTCGCGGCCTACGAGCAGCTTTTGCTGATTGCCGCCGCTGAGGTGCCTCGCCGGGCTCCGGAGGCTCGGCGCTACCACCTCATACTCTTCGACGATCCTCTCAGCATGGCTTGCAACGCTACTCCAGTCTACGAGGCCGAGGCGGCGGAGGAACCGGCTCCACCGGTGGATGCCCAGAATACTGTTCTCGGCGACACTCATGTCTAGGACGAGGCCGGTCTTACGCCGGTCCTCCGGTATATGCGCGAGGCCCAGCCTGTAGAGCTCCGAGGGAGGCAGGTTCGTCACGTCCCGGTCCGCGAGGTATACGCGGCCGCGTTCAGCCGGGCGCAGCCCCGTTATCGCCTCGACTAGCTCCGCCTGGCCGTTCCCCTCCACCCCAGCGATGCCGAAGATCTCACCACGGCGCACCTCGAAGCTCACACCACGTACCGCCCAGCGGCCATGCTCGCCCCTAACCCAGAGATCCTCCACCCGGAGCACCGGCTCGCCAGGCTTCGCCGGAGGCTTCTCTATCCGGAACACTACCTCGCGGCCTACCATCATCCGCGCGAGCTTCCTGGGCTCGACCTCCTCGCGGGTGAGACTACCAACCACCCTGCCCCGACGCATCACGGTGATCCGGTCAGCGATCTCCATTACCTCGCGGAGCTTGTGCGTGATAAAGACTATTGTCTTCCCGCTGTCCCGGAGCCGGCGGAGCGCGCGGAACAGCTCCTTGGTCTCAATCGGGGTAAGGTTAGTCGTAGGCTCGTCCAGGATAAGCACGTCTACCTCGCGGAACAGCATACGGAGAATCTCGATCCTCTGCCTTACACCAAAAGGCAGCTCCTCAACCACATCGTCCAGGGGAACCTCCAGCCCGGTCTCCCGCATCAGCTTCTCGATCCTCTCCCGGGCGCCCCGTAGCTCCCGGCCACCTAGGCCGAGGACAATGTTCTCATAGGCTGTAAACACGGGGACAAGCGATAGATGCTGGTGAACCATCCCTATACCATGACGCAATGCGTCAGCGGCAGAGCGGAACCTGACGCGCCGCCCACGCAGGATTATCTCGCCACGAGTCGGGCGGAGGAATCCCGCCAGGATCTTCATCAGCGTAGTCTTCCCAGCACCATTCTCGCCGAGAAGCCCGTGAATCTCCCCCGGCTCAAGCCGGAGGTCAACGCCACGGAGAGCCACAGTACCATCAGGATAGACCTTAACTATACCCCGCATCTCGACAACGGGACTGCCACCGGGCAAGAGACCAGCCCAGCCCCCCAGCAGCCCCGGCCACGAGACACCCCTAAAACAACACCGAGCCCCTCGGAAGAACCAAAGACCAGTAGCCCGGTAGCACCACAGACCCCTCTATGCCCAGAGTACGAGGTAGAACCAATGCTTAGGGCTCTTGTATGCCACTAGTCGTAGTGTTCTCCTCTAGAGCCTCTTTCAGGGCCTCAAGCACGGCTACCAGCTCCTCAGGGACAACTGTACAGCTGCCCCAAGGATCTCCCTTCTCGGCCCATGCTTTAGCCACGGGCACGCCATTCACGTTGATCCGTACAAGCACTTTGTCTGCTGTAACAGGTGGGAGCCAGACTGTACCCCTATAAGGCCTTATAATCAGTGCTTGCGTCACGAAGTAGCCCTGGAGGGATAGTATGTGGTAGTCTACGACTAGCGTGCCATTTGGCAACAGGGTGGTAGTTGCTGCAGGAGCTAGCCCGTAGGGAGCCTCGGTGCCTATAGGTGGCTGGTCGAGCGGGTCTATGTAGACGCCTATGGGGCCTCCGTGGTTTAGGATGAGGCATAGTCCTAGCAGGTTGCTTGTATAACGCACCCACTTGACCTCAACCGACGCAAGCTCCCTAATGCTGAGGAACGCTGGGTTTGTAGAGGCAGAGTATGTTAACGGGGTTGGTACCAGCCTCCTGCTTTACCCGTACCTGTACCGGCGCCCTATAGACCCCGGCATTGTAGTTGTATTACGCGTATCCTCAGACAACAAGTGCTATTGGGCAGTAGGCTCCACGGTATGTTTACCGTTGCTTCTGCGCCGCTACAGCTCCCGCTAGCAGGTAGAGCAGCAGCTGCTACTACCAATATCGTCGCGCAGGGACACTTGACATCCCCCGCTGCCCCACAGCAAGGACACAGCTGCTGGGGTAGACGGTAGACCCATAGCCTGCATGCACCCGGAGCCCGTAGGACAAGCCTTATTCCATCGTGAGGTGCCCCGCTCGGAGTATCAACTATTACCTCTAGCCCCTGGCCCGGTCTCGGGAAGACTATATGGTAGCCGTGGTTCTCTAGCGCCTGGAGAGCGTGGAGAGCCGCTAGTATGCTAGCTAGAAGCAGGGCTAGGTGTGCTAGGCGGAGCAGAAGAGGACACCTCCCAGACTACTATATGCCCGGTCTATCACAGTATATGCTTTCCATCCACATGCTTTCCGACCCACCGTTTCCGGTGGTATACACTGCTCTGGGGCTGCTTCCATGAAGCCCCTCAGGGGTACTACCGGGCCATGCAGAACGAGGCTAAGCGTCTACAGGATGCGAGAGCCCTAGAAGGGTAAGGCTGGAAGAGGGGTATGGGGAGAGCGTGAAAAATGCTGTAGAGTAGGGCTTCGGAGGCTTAGAGGGTTATTAGCCTGCCTTGAGTTGTTCGCGTATCTGCTGTATCTCGTTGGCATCCATTGGTATCATCTTCTCTATGTCGCTAAACTTTAGGCCCATGACCTCTATGTCCTTGTTCTCCTTGAGGATCTCGCCTAGCTTGTAGGCCTCCTCCCAGATCCAGTCTGGTATCTGCTCCCTCATCGCCTTGACCTTCTCGTATATCTCCTGCTTCTGCTCAGGCTTGATGCTGCCGGCCTCGACTGCTATCTCTAGGAAGGTCTCTAGGTCCTCTAGCTTGCTTAGGCCTACGCCGCCCTCCTTGAGGCCTAGCTCCATTATGCCGCCGTACTTGTCTATCTTGCCCTCGTAGTAGGCTAGGGCCCTCTCAACGGCCTTGTAGACGCCTACGTCTACGCGCTTCATCATGCTGGCTAGTATGAAGCCTGGCTTAATCCAGTCCTGGTCCGCGTCAACGCCTATGGCGAATGGCGGGCCCATGTCGCGGCCCTGCTTCTTAGCAGCCTCTGCTACTGCCTCGAAGATGCCTAGGCCGGTGGCGCCGGCCACGTTGTAGACTACGCAGGCGCCCTGGCCTAGCTGGGCTTCAGTCGCAGTCTTACCGCGGGCCGGGTCGTTGAAGGCACCAGTGTAGGTGTATAGTATCCTTAGGGGCTCGACCTTCTTACCCTCGTGCTGCTCGAATATCTTCTCACCGTAGCGTATGCCCCAGTAGTAGCCTGCCTCGAACTTGTAGAGTACCGGTATCTCCATACCCAGGACTACGCCTACTGCTTTGCAGCCGTAGTAGTGGGCCACCATGCCGGCTAGGGCGCCAGCTAGTGCGCTGCCCTCGTGCTCCTTGAAGAGCACGCTTAGCACGTTAGGCTTGTCGGGTATGTAGCCGTCTATTATGGCGAAGAGCTGGTCAGGGTACTCGTCGGCCACCTGCTTAACCGCGTCAGTCATCAGTGAAACCTACCGCCACTATTACGGCACACTTGCCGTCCTTGGCTAGGGTGCGTAGGTTGGGGAGGTAGTCGCTCTCGCTAGTGCTCTGAACCTCCACGACCTCTAGGCCGAAGTCCTTGGAGGCCTTGCTCGCGCCGAGGTAGGCCATGTCGTTGAAGCTTAGGTCGCCACGGCCACCAACGTCGTAGACGACACAGATCTTGTTGCGCTCAAGCTTCTGCCCGGCCGGCGCAGTTGTGGTAGTTGCTGTGGCCTCCTTTGCTGGTGTTGCTGTTGTCTCCGGCGTAGTAGCGGTCTTCTCAGCCACGGGTGCAGCTTGCTCGCCGCCACGCATTAGGGTGAAAGCTGCGACACCCGCTATGATTACGAGGATTGCTACTGCTGCGAGGAGTGTTCTAGTCTCCACTCTAGCCTCACCGGGCTGTGAGAGGCTGGAAGGGATACCCTTCTATAGGCTTACCACGTTGAGCCACACCCGTACCTGTGATACCCGCTCCCGGCTACACCATCTAGCCGTCTCAGTTTGTGGTCTGGCCGGTTACAGGCATGGCTAGAGCCTAGGAGGCTAGGAGTAGCGCGATAACCCCTGGTGCTACTAGTGTTACCACCAAGCCATGCGTTAGGGCTACTGTCGCCTCGTACGCTCCGCCGTGGAGAGCCACCACTGGGAGCCCGGTATCCATGGTGGTTGCTCCACCTACCGCTATGGCTTCTAGCCGTAGACCGCGGCGGGCGAACACCGGGTATAGGGCTATGTGGAGGCTCTCCCTGAGCAGGTTGGAGAGGAACGCTACTACACCGTAGACGGGGTCTACCCGGGCTATGGCCGGGCCTGCGAGGCTATACCAGCCCGCCGCTGCGCCCAGAGCAGCAGCCACCTTCGGAGGCATAGTGCCAGTTATAGCCGCTAGTACTGCTGCAGCCGCCGCGCTAGAGGCTGTAGTAGATGCAGCGAGGAAGAGGCCCTGGAGCCCCGCCTGGCGGAGGCGGAGCCGCTGCGCAGGCAGCTGTCCGCCTATAGCTACACCCGCTGCGAATACGAGGACTATGAGGAGCGTGTCGACGACTCCAGGCGGCGGTGTGTAGCCCATGTGGCCGAGGAGTATGCCGGCCAGGAGAACCAGCAGTGTCGAGAGGGGCTGCAGTAAGGCGCTGGGCTTCACCGCTCTAGGCACCCCTTGCCCAAGGGGCCCGGCAAGGGCCGAATAAAGAGGCGGGTCTACCACTCTAGCCTGCTGCGCGGGCTAACAGTTTAGAGTATGGGCTAGTTGTGGCCTCCGACTGGTGTAGCCATCTTGGACTGCAGGGAGGTCTTGGAGGGCGTCTGCTCCAGGATAACTTACTGTAGCAGAGACCTTGTCGTCATGGAGTCCCGGATTCAGCGTGGCGCCCGCGTACCCAAGCACAGCCATGGCTCGGTGCAAGCGACGTTCTGTCTCGCCGGGAGGCTCCTGCTCGGGATAGAGGGCCGTGGGGAGAGGGTGCTGAGCCCCGGCGACTACGAGGTAATACCCCCAGGTGTCCCGCATTGGGCCGTGGCCCTCGAGGACAGCCTGGTGGTCGACGTTAACGCGCCCCTAACGAGGGACCGGCTGGAGCTGGCCCGGAGGCTCGGGGCGGACTGCCCGGAGGAACCACGCGGGGCCTAGCGTCTATCCCTACGAGTGAGCCGGAGGACGAGGACAGCAGCCGCGAGACTAGCAGCCGCTGTCACGGCAGCATAGGCTATGCTCGAGAAGGCTATACTTGCTAGCATCTCGCGGCTGCTCCCTCTCAGGCTGCTCCCCGCTTCTACGCCAACTGTGAAGACTATCCCGTAGACCATCAAGAAGAGCGCCCCGTCCACAGCGCGGCCTAGTCTACGGTAGAGCCCCCGCCGGGCCAAGAGGAGTCCAAGGACTACTCCGGCGGCCAGCGCGGCAGCGAGTAGCAGCATCCCTCCGCCAGCCCCGTAGCCCTACTGGACACACAAGCCCCGTGAAGAAGGGCTAGGCGTGCTCTAGCTCGCTGCAGCTCTGCCAGCCTAGGAGACCTAGGAGCCTCTGCACCTCCCGGACCGCCGCCTCCAGCCTCGTCTGCTCCACCCCGGGCACCCCAGCTGCTAGTATGAGGATGCATCTGGTCTCGGGGCGTATCATCGTCTCCCTGCTATCGCGGTGCGGGTAGAGGTGCATCACGACGTCCCGCGAGTCGATCATTATCGGCGTGCCCTTCTCGAGCCGCTCCGGGTCCCCACCTATGGGGTGGAACTCCTCTCCGCCCTGGGCTAGGGTTATCCTAGCGGGTGGCTGGAACTGCCCAGCATCGTAGAGGCCTATAGGCACCATGTACCGGGCCGACGCTATGTTGCCCGCGTCCACAACCGGGTTTATCCTCGGCCAGCGGCCCCGCAGCGCCCTCCTCACCAGAGCCTCGCTGCTAGGCCGGGTCTTCGTCGGGTCTATGCCTATCCTCCAGTAGAAGTCACGGTACGCCCGGACCACCGGATCGTTCCTTAGGGTCTCAAGGCTATAGCGGCTCTTGAGCTCCTCAAGAAGCCGCTCCTCCTCGGCCCGTAGCGGCCCAGGGTCAAGCTCGCTGACCGGTTTACCCCACGCGAGACTGTAGGCTACGCGTATACCCAGCCCCCTTGCAGGCTCCTCGACGACAACGATTCCCTTTAGCTCTCTGCAGAACTCCTCACAGCTAGCCACACCGCAACACCCCAAGAGACGACTGCAAGGAAGCTACAGAGGGGAACAAAACGACCACTCCTTAAACTGTCCACGCCCCTACACAGCCACAGCCATGCCAAGGCTAAGTGCCGAACCACTATACCAGTTTCCCGCCCACCATCACAACCTTGAGAAAGAATTACAAGGAAATAGATCTTGAGCTATAGAAGGCCTTTCAACATCAAATGTGCCGGCTTAGGGAAGAGGAGAGTAGTATCCACGGGCATCAAAGTTACTAGTAGAGTACGTATAGATGCATAAAGTGGGATTGATTATTGTTTAGGGTCTGCCTAAAAAGGTGGGTTAGGAGGCTCTTCTCACCATAAGGTAGGCTATCGCGGCACCAATTACCACGCCGAGTATGAGGGCTGGCGCTGCTGTCGCCGCGCCTCCACCAACTGTTACCTTCTTCTCGACTATCTTCTCGCTGGTTATTGTCGACGTCTCTGTCGTTGTTACAGTGGTTGTTGCTGTCTTCGTGACTGGCTGTGTCACGGTGGCTGTATGGGTTACAGTGTCTGTCTTTACTAGTGTTGTTGTCACTGTGACTGTTGTTGTCTCTACTGTCTCGGGCATAGCTAGGCTCTTTACGGTGGTGTCAATCCAGACTGGGTTTGTCATTGCTAGCTTTCCTGCCGTGTCGTAGACTATTACCTGTACCCAGGGCTGGCCTGGTGTTGCTAGCACCTCTTCTGCTGGTAGCTCTAGTGCTAGTTCTCTGTGCTGCTCTCCGTTGAACTGGATCTGTTTGACTGGCTTACCGTTGGCTACTACCACGAGCTTCTTGAGGCCGTTGACCGCCCATAGATCTAGTTCTAGTACTATCTTCCCGTCCTCGGGTGCTATCGTGCTACCCGGTAGCGGGTACATGAACACCATGGGCCCGTAGGTTATGAATGTGTGTCCGTGCCTCTCGGCCATAGCGAATGCTTCAACTGTAGCTGTCCTTCCTAGGTAAGCGCATACGCGTGGACTGCCGGTTGTGAAGCCGCTCCATATGTCGTGGGTGTCGCTTCCAGCTGTGAGGTAGTAGCGGATGTTGTTACTCCACATCTTCCATAGGAGTGTTACTGTCTGGTTGTCAGTCTTATCCCACCTGCCGTTTATCTCGACGTTAGTGTAGAATGGATTATAAATTCCTGGGAGTTTGTCGTCAAGCCAGCTCTCCCAGTATCCTCCCCGGAACGGGTGGTTTACGCGGATTACTAGTGCCCCTGCTTCCCAGGCGTCCTCTATGAGGCTCTCCGGGGTATCCTTGTTGATCGTCCTGGTGACGGGGTAGGGGTTGAAGTGACCCCATCCCGGCGATACTTCTATACTTGGTATGAATGGCATGCCCCGGGTCTCTGCCCACTTGGCTATCTCAGCCTGGTTAGCTACACTGTCATGGTCGCTGACGAAGGCGAAGTCTAGGCCTGCTGCGCTCTGAGCTACGACCAGGTAGGGCGGCGGGGTTCTGCCGTCAGCTATGTCGCTGTGGTGGTGGAGGTCGGCACAGTAGTAGCCGTACTGGTTGGGATCTACGAGGATTTTTACCTCCACGGTCTTCTCGATTGTCTCGCCTGGCTTCACCTCGACGTTTGTGAGCACGACCGGCTTGGCTAGGAAGCCCCCAGCATGGTTCACAGTGATGTTGTAGACGCCGGGCGCCAGCTCTACTATCGCCTCTCCCTGCTTCTCAGGGAGCGTGTAGAAGATGCGGCTGCCCAGGAACATTAGTGGCGGTTTCTCGCCGCCCTCGGGGAGGACCGCAGCATCTAGGGGTCTGCCTGTGTCTGCGTCGCGTATGTGGAGTATCAGTTTGCCGCTGGGCTTTAGGTCGGTGAAGTCTACACGGGCCTCAGCGCCCACCTCTACTGTGACTGAGTGCTTGCTGCTGGGCCCGTAGCCCTCTGCCCAGGCCTGGAGCGCGTAGCTGCCGGATGGCAGTGCAATGGTGTACTCGGGCTTCTCGCTATAGCCCCAGCAGAACGGCTTCCCCGTCGAGAGGAAAGCGACTATGTACGCGGGTGCTACTGGCTCGCCGCCAGCAGCTACTGTGCCCGCAACAGTGCCAGTCTCGCCAGCAGCCTCTGCGGCGACGGCACATGAGTTGGGCTCGGGCAGGAATACTAGCTTAGCCGTATAGACTCTGGTCTCGCCCGGCTGTATAGTGGCTATGGTGAGCGGGTCTACCCATGAGGTGCTGGTCGAGAGGTGTGTGTAGTACGGCGCTATGAGGCCAATTGTGTAGTCCTTATGGTAGCCTACAACCCACTTAGCGTCCTCGGGTATGCCTAGCTCTGCTAGGGGCGTCGGCTTGTAGTGTTTACCCGTGCCGAATCCTGGGCTAAAGGTCCAGCCTCTCTCAAGACTCATAGCAAAGCCTTGTACAAGGTTCTCTAACGCCTTGTCGCCAGTGTTGGTCACCTCCGCCGTGATTACCAGGTAGGGCTTGTCGGACGGCAGGTAGAATGTTATCTCCACCTTTAGGGTCTCCCAGTACCCGACCTCCCGGAGCCAGACCCCCGTCTCGTTGCTGCCATACTCTATGCTCTCTAAGTCTATCTTGGGCCAGCGGCCCCACCCGTTAGCTAGGAAGCTGAACTGGGCCAGGGTGTCCTGGAGGATCTCACCATTCTCTACCGGGGCAGCATCGACAATGAAGCCGCGGGGCACGCCCCACGGCGGGCTAGTGC
The window above is part of the Pyrodictium delaneyi genome. Proteins encoded here:
- a CDS encoding L-threonylcarbamoyladenylate synthase; the encoded protein is MARPRVIRVDPEQPDPRAIEEAARAVRGGGLVVYPTDTVYGLGADPLSREAVLRVYRAKERPLGRPLPVLVSGSEAAERLARVTPEARRLMDRFWPGALTIVLEARPQLPEELHGGTGKVGVRMPAHPVALELIRASGGALVGTSANLHGRPSPRTAEEALEQLGDRVDIVLDAGPAPGGTPSTVVDLTTRPPRILRRGPITREEVEKVLGVEVEG
- a CDS encoding gamma-glutamylcyclotransferase family protein; its protein translation is MIELLFVYGSLRRRGSAHELMKGARFQGSALLRGYTLAVLEGYPAALPCRPEADCAVEGELYTVPYWLLPGLDRYEGPLYERRLLPVEHGGREIRAWVYVARGSAAAWGPLLARWRSRRRGDPKTKEGGWGYSRR
- a CDS encoding ABC transporter ATP-binding protein gives rise to the protein MRGIVKVYPDGTVALRGVDLRLEPGEIHGLLGENGAGKTTLMKILAGFLRPTRGEIILRGRRVRFRSAADALRHGIGMVHQHLSLVPVFTAYENIVLGLGGRELRGARERIEKLMRETGLEVPLDDVVEELPFGVRQRIEILRMLFREVDVLILDEPTTNLTPIETKELFRALRRLRDSGKTIVFITHKLREVMEIADRITVMRRGRVVGSLTREEVEPRKLARMMVGREVVFRIEKPPAKPGEPVLRVEDLWVRGEHGRWAVRGVSFEVRRGEIFGIAGVEGNGQAELVEAITGLRPAERGRVYLADRDVTNLPPSELYRLGLAHIPEDRRKTGLVLDMSVAENSILGIHRWSRFLRRLGLVDWSSVASHAERIVEEYEVVAPSLRSPARHLSGGNQQKLLVGRELSKDPLVVVAAQPTRGLDVAATEYIRRLLVKLRNEGRAVLLVSADTDEVMQLSDRVAVMYEGRFVAVAKPEELTEERLGLLMGGAAETTHA
- a CDS encoding ABC transporter permease, encoding MPEASVVLDFTLGVLYAMTPILLTAVGEIVAERAGIVNIGLEGIIMLGALAGAMAGEAAGSPWVGLAAGILVGAALGLLHAVLTVYLKGDHIIPGVGVNTLAYGLVPYMIIVYWHSAGQHQVPEYARVPHVAGISPVTIAAIAIAIATWYVLFRTSLGLKLRAVGENPEAADTVGVRVERLQTAAVVYGGMLAGLAGAFMSIDWLSTVTKEIAAGRGFISLALVVFSNWNPLLALGGAALFGFFDTFREWVKVLPGVKGVVPDTLLNTIPYIVTLAAVAGVLHRVRPPSHVGVPYRRE
- a CDS encoding B3/4 domain-containing protein: MASCEEFCRELKGIVVVEEPARGLGIRVAYSLAWGKPVSELDPGPLRAEEERLLEELKSRYSLETLRNDPVVRAYRDFYWRIGIDPTKTRPSSEALVRRALRGRWPRINPVVDAGNIASARYMVPIGLYDAGQFQPPARITLAQGGEEFHPIGGDPERLEKGTPIMIDSRDVVMHLYPHRDSRETMIRPETRCILILAAGVPGVEQTRLEAAVREVQRLLGLLGWQSCSELEHA
- a CDS encoding cupin domain-containing protein — its product is MDCREVLEGVCSRITYCSRDLVVMESRIQRGARVPKHSHGSVQATFCLAGRLLLGIEGRGERVLSPGDYEVIPPGVPHWAVALEDSLVVDVNAPLTRDRLELARRLGADCPEEPRGA
- a CDS encoding lysine exporter LysO family protein; this translates as MKPSALLQPLSTLLVLLAGILLGHMGYTPPPGVVDTLLIVLVFAAGVAIGGQLPAQRLRLRQAGLQGLFLAASTTASSAAAAAVLAAITGTMPPKVAAALGAAAGWYSLAGPAIARVDPVYGVVAFLSNLLRESLHIALYPVFARRGLRLEAIAVGGATTMDTGLPVVALHGGAYEATVALTHGLVVTLVAPGVIALLLAS
- a CDS encoding ABC transporter permease produces the protein MHVPSWVRDALLKLGETAIALAAGILVGAAIMWLSGYNPWEAYRYLLESSILDTYSLTMTLSFAAPVMLTGITFAVGVRAGLFNIGAEGQLYMGALGAVLVAYAARSGLGFLDSPLGTVAALLAGVALASLWGLAAALLKVRRGVHEVVSTIMLNWIAFWLTEYMRVYVVYDPHDPSKTVSVPPGARLPLLARGTELSASLLISLGFTLFTYVLLWHMVHGYELRAAGLNPRAARYGGISVERMMVLAFLVGAVAAGLAGAGEVLGRPPHYAITTGLSNLAGLGFDGITVALIGANHPLGIIGASVLVGALKAGAKGMQIYAHVPLEMVRIVEGVIIIALAVPGTLRLILEYRRRRLELARVEKAGSTMEGAGSRA
- a CDS encoding CehA/McbA family metallohydrolase, yielding MWALLLLVLAALSAVSPLTAAASSPETGAKIIVGPTPIPEGEANGEHDITLMNQYLAVTFGISTSPPWGVPRGFIVDAAPVENGEILQDTLAQFSFLANGWGRWPKIDLESIEYGSNETGVWLREVGYWETLKVEITFYLPSDKPYLVITAEVTNTGDKALENLVQGFAMSLERGWTFSPGFGTGKHYKPTPLAELGIPEDAKWVVGYHKDYTIGLIAPYYTHLSTSTSWVDPLTIATIQPGETRVYTAKLVFLPEPNSCAVAAEAAGETGTVAGTVAAGGEPVAPAYIVAFLSTGKPFCWGYSEKPEYTIALPSGSYALQAWAEGYGPSSKHSVTVEVGAEARVDFTDLKPSGKLILHIRDADTGRPLDAAVLPEGGEKPPLMFLGSRIFYTLPEKQGEAIVELAPGVYNITVNHAGGFLAKPVVLTNVEVKPGETIEKTVEVKILVDPNQYGYYCADLHHHSDIADGRTPPPYLVVAQSAAGLDFAFVSDHDSVANQAEIAKWAETRGMPFIPSIEVSPGWGHFNPYPVTRTINKDTPESLIEDAWEAGALVIRVNHPFRGGYWESWLDDKLPGIYNPFYTNVEINGRWDKTDNQTVTLLWKMWSNNIRYYLTAGSDTHDIWSGFTTGSPRVCAYLGRTATVEAFAMAERHGHTFITYGPMVFMYPLPGSTIAPEDGKIVLELDLWAVNGLKKLVVVANGKPVKQIQFNGEQHRELALELPAEEVLATPGQPWVQVIVYDTAGKLAMTNPVWIDTTVKSLAMPETVETTTVTVTTTLVKTDTVTHTATVTQPVTKTATTTVTTTETSTITSEKIVEKKVTVGGGAATAAPALILGVVIGAAIAYLMVRRAS